A window of the Deltaproteobacteria bacterium genome harbors these coding sequences:
- a CDS encoding TlyA family RNA methyltransferase: MGRERLDKVLVEMGLAPSRARAKSLILAGAVLVDGQREDKAGTLVCPEAVIRITHDPQPYVSRGGLKLEKALEFFSINPQGKVAMDVGASTGGFTDCLLQRGARRVYAVDVGYGQLAWKLQQDPRVINLQRHNIRHLSWEEVGEEVDLAVIDSSFISLKLVIPPTLSFLRRGGELLTLLKPQFEVGKGEVGRGGVVRDIEKHQQVVEKILSFAEDMGLTPRGVMESPLRGPKGNKEFFIYFVSSPI, encoded by the coding sequence ATGGGAAGGGAGAGGCTTGATAAGGTGTTGGTTGAAATGGGGTTGGCCCCAAGCAGGGCGAGGGCGAAGTCCCTTATCCTGGCAGGGGCGGTCTTGGTCGATGGACAAAGGGAGGATAAGGCAGGCACTTTGGTCTGTCCTGAGGCGGTCATCCGTATCACCCATGACCCCCAGCCTTATGTAAGCCGGGGAGGTCTAAAGCTGGAGAAGGCCCTGGAGTTTTTCAGCATCAACCCTCAGGGAAAGGTGGCCATGGATGTGGGGGCGTCTACAGGAGGTTTTACCGACTGCCTCCTGCAAAGGGGTGCCCGACGGGTCTATGCCGTAGACGTAGGGTACGGACAATTGGCCTGGAAGCTACAGCAGGACCCCCGGGTGATCAATCTCCAGCGCCACAACATCCGTCATCTGAGCTGGGAGGAGGTGGGGGAGGAAGTAGATCTAGCCGTCATCGATAGCTCCTTTATCTCCCTGAAATTGGTCATTCCCCCTACCCTTTCTTTTCTGAGAAGGGGGGGGGAGCTATTGACCTTGCTAAAACCACAGTTTGAGGTTGGAAAGGGGGAGGTGGGCAGAGGTGGTGTAGTGAGAGACATAGAGAAACACCAGCAGGTGGTGGAGAAGATCTTGAGCTTCGCTGAAGACATGGGCTTGACCCCACGGGGGGTAATGGAGTCGCCCCTCCGGGGTCCTAAAGGGAATAAAGAGTTCTTTATTTATTTTGTTTCTTCTCCAATTTAA